TATAGTGATGTAATCCTGTCCTGTAAAACTTTCCAGGTTAGCCCAATTAATTTCTTATAATCAGCTAAATGGGTTTTTTGTCAGTTTAAAACAGCCTTGACTAGATGAGGTAGACTAATAGAATTTacttggaaaaaaatttaataaaaagaaataatctTCTTCGGGCTTTTATTCTTCCAGTTCTCTAGTTGTGAGATAAACATTTAGTTCtgcttatttattttctatggTTTGGCAATGCTTTTTAGAGTGCATTTTGCCTCTTTTTGTGCGTAAACTCTTGAGGTTTGGAGgtttgccacttcttgtggcttaatatatttttcattcatcaaaaaaaaaattcacttgcTGAGttgcaaaagaaaaaaactatagtgatgtagaaaaataataaaaatcaatcCATTCTTCTGCTATTCAAGTATTTCTTGTTATATTATTGAGATTTTGACAGTGATTCCATAGTGTGGTGGGTAAAGAACTGATAGTTCAACCTATTTCGAGTTACGATAGTCCCTTACATAAGGTGAGAAACACCTCTATTAATGTGAAGCTAGTTTTGAGTCGCGAGGAGCGCAATTTGAATTTGAGCATCGGTGCTTGCAATCGTTGTGTAGTTGTTGGAAAATACGGGAGAAATTTATCAGGAAGTGAGAGACCAGAAAGTTGGAGTTGTGAGAATCATATGAAAATTGGAATTAGATGTGACATGCAATGATTATTAGTTCATGCAGCACTTGGGTCTTGTTTGTACCTGAAATGGATATGTATTTTGCTGTTAGCCATTAAGCGTCTGCACTGGCTTAAGTGCATACGTTAACAGGGttgacaataatttttttgtagagCATTAAAAACTTTGATtgaatttattacttttttttggTTGATTCTGTTGTTCACAGAGTGAAATATAGCGTATTGCATTTCAGAAGCTGTGATTTGATTCAtactttttttaatgttttcgtCCCCCTCCCATTTGTCGATAACTCAGGTCTCCTGTTGGATGCCAGAAAGAGGCTATAGGAACCATTCGTCTCTTTGCCAGGTCGTTTGGCTATATGTATGTTGTTTTaccttattttttaaatcgaacTTCAAATTTTGGTTATTGGAATTTCCTTGAAATTCTTCGACTCTTTATGGTTAGCAAGTTTCTGATATATTTCTTCATGTATCTAGCCATGTAAATAATTTACAAGAATTTGATTGTACTTTTGCTATGTGTTCCGTTAATTCATCGAGATGTTGAAATTGCTTCGGACGGATTAAACTTACCGACTCCCCCTGCTGTTGGATTCTCAAATCTCACTGTTAGTGTGGCCGTGGGGATATTATGACCTTGATGAactctctttcttttttctcttccattataattctaaattttaCTCAGTAATAACACAATCATTACCTTAAATTtgataacataaaaatttaTGTGGCTTATTCTTTTACGGATGTGCcacgttatttttataataaataataaatatttataatagagaattttaatttatttatttatttcttaaatcATTAATATGACGTGACATTAccgttattattatataattattcaaatGCAGAGTCCAATGATATGACCAAAAACTAGACACATGTTATCATTTTATCAGAAAAAACAATTCCATAAAAACACAGTCCAATCTTTTAAACAGCATATACATGTGCCACAATCAGACATCCCCTCTCTCTTCCCCTTTTACCCTTCCATAACTATTGTTCTCtctaatttaatctttttatttagagAAAATTCAAAAATGCCCCCAAAACggataacttttaaaaataagttttttaatgTCACTcagtaattaaaaattttagtttttaattgtcTTTTTCcattgtactccctccgtcccaatagagttgtccattttatctttatcacacagtttaataaaagcaattattgtttataaattttataaaattttacttacttttcttgtcatacccctatttaatatagggtacacttgcaatttactttcaatttgttcattagttgattttaaatacgggtaataaagaaaaattgagtgtaaaatttagttattttttaaaagtggacaatagttttgggacaaattttttctcaaagtagacaactctattgggacggagagagtatattaaaaatatatggaaagtttatttattatgtaaCTTTTTACTtgtaaagataaaaatataaaaagtgaatcttttaatttttggcttATCCCTTTAAAATCCCCCCTTTTATTCcaaattcgtttgcaccctcacgttgtaaaaccatcaaatatattcaaattacgacctttcacttttaaTTGCACCATCAAGCATCAAATTTACCTCTTtccacttgaaaaatgttcaaatcaatactttaaattttagcatatattttaaaataggatttaatattttatttaaaatagaaataaacctattttttcaattgaaaagatatcaatttaatacttgagggtgcaattgaaagtgaaaggccGTAATTTAGATATATTTGGTAGTTTTGcaatgtgagggtgcaaacgaattgggggtgaaaggtgaggggtttttaaggggataagccaaattttttaaacaactatgaaatttcaaaattaaaaatataattttaaaaaaatcatcaactaaCGAGTGAAATAAGATATTAATAACTAACAAGTTATatttcaaatggtataaacgtcAGTGCGGACGCACATGCAcctttcaattataattaaaaaaaataagcaagTTAATTgtattaatccaaatgtttttctaaaaatccaaatgtttttctaaaaatagaaaaatagaaaTGGTTATAAAGCTAAAAATATTAGAAGAAACCCTTGTTTGGTTTGGAATTGGATCTCTCTCTTTCCCTCGCTCCCTCATTTCTTTTCGTTAGGGTTTTTGCTtcacttcttcttctctttCCGTAAGTCCCATCATTCCCTCTTTTGTTATTTTCATTCTTTAAttcctttatttatttaagcttCTATTTAATCTTTGTTGTGTATTTTTCTTtctgatttttatatttaaatgtcttgttctttttatgtttatttcaaTTATTGTCTGGTTTATTAAACTGTATAATTTTGAAGCTAGGCTGTTTTGAttcatgtgttttttttttactttgttaTGCTgctcaaaaattgaaaaaaaaaaatggaatttggggaagttttgaaatttgaattgtTAATACagcattttattttcttctttttaaactaattttagaTAGTTGAGTAGCCGAGTGAGTAGGGTTTAGTTAAAAtatgtttagtttttttttttttaatttgtagcATTTTTAAACATTGACCCTTCCATTATCAATTGAGATTGCTTTTTATGCtagagttttttttatgttttttaaagaGTTTTGGTTTAGATTTATGAAGAATTTGGAGGAAATatagttttaaacgtatggtatCGATCGACTCTCAAGATAAacattatgataatttttttggtaataGTGCTGTAGAATTGCTACTGTTGTTAGCTAAGATTTTGACGTTTACGCTGACACAAGGCAGTGAAggaaaacaatttatttttaggaATGTCGACAAAGCTTTAACGgtcctgattttttttttgagtgacAGTTTTTACATTGTTTCATTATAACCTTTCGATAAATTTAGTGTCCTGATTCTAGCAATCCACTCTATAGTTTTATTCGGATACCCTGAAGTGCATTTATAGGCAGTAAATTGAATGATGAATAGGTTTTTATGTGTGGGTTTATcgttctttttcattttttatcaaCTTGAGTTTAATTTGAGTGTCACTTTGTAATTTATATGTGATGTATCCAACATGCCATAACCGCGACCAAAGATTGTGCAGTCAACAAATTAATGAACGCCATggattttatgtgttttatgtttTGGGATGGAAAGGTTTTTAAGGCTTAACTAGGTATGTGTTCTTGGAAGTGTTTTTCATTTTTCCTGTTGTGGATGTGATGATTTGATTAGATGTCTAGAATGTCGGTATTAGTAGAAACAAGATGCTGGATTAACTTTAGGTGTGAGGATTTTAGAGCTGTGTTGTTATCAACCTTTTAATTAGGACTATGTGCTTGAGAGCTGCTTTTGCTCTTAAAAGATTTGGTCAGTTTACTGATAAAAATTAGGCCTCTGAAAATAGTTTCTGCGTTTATATTCGGTTCTTCTATAGGAGTAATTGAAGTACTTAGGTCcaaaaattcatgaattttatttatttgtaattttacaggttaattgtttttattgaaCTAGTTTATTTCACTTTCGAGACACGTGGTTGGTAATATAAGAATGTGGGAAGGAGAAGGCAAATAAACTATATTATAAATGATGAATgtatattaatcatttaatttttattaataattaaattactataaaattttcaatttaattaagtaGTTAGTAGAAAATTAAGAAGGATAATTAAGTAAATGTTTATGTGCCCTGCTTTCCCTACTCCCTACTttgatatataatatattatagatATTTTGATAGCACCGCTAGCTTTATAAGAATAAGATAAAGTTGATGAACTGAATACATCTTGGAGATAGCAAGGAACCTGTTTCTGGCAGAGCATTATTGGAGGTTACTGTGCGTGCATTAagttatttttcaatttcttgATAAATTTTTGCATTCTTCATGCATTTCTATTTATTCTCTTGTATTGATGAATGAGTCTTAGTTATAATGTTGATTATTTTTGTTAGTAATCGGGTTTTGTGAAATATCACTTTTGTTGCTCTACAGATATTTCATTTATCCCATATTGTTGGGACAAAAAGTCAAGCAAGGTTGTTAGTTTGTTTGCCAATGGGGGATGCAGAAAATACACTTCCTCCTTCAAAGAAGAGAGCTGCTGGAAGAGAAATTTCAAGAGACAACCCCGGGcttgatgatgatgaagatgtAGAGGAAGAGACTGGAACTTTCAAGAGGGCCAGTGATCAGGTGCTGGCAGCCAGAAGAATTGTGAAAGTTCGTCGCAACCAAACCTCATCAACCCCATCATCCAATCCATTTGCTGGAATTCGCTTGGTTCCTCCTACTGAAGCAACTGCAGCCCCTGCTGTGGCAAGAACTGAAGCAGTCACTACTGCTGAGAAAGTTTTCGAGGAGACGAAAAGTGATGCTGGTAAAGAAACCAAAGAGGGTACAGATGAGACTGTGAACCAGTTGGAGAGGAAGACTGAAGAGTGGGTGGCTGAAATAGCTGAAAATAAGGAGGTTGCTGAGGATAAAGAGAATATTACTGTAGCTGATGAAGCAACTGAATCCAAGATTGATAATGAAATGCCTGCAGAAGATGATAACACTGAGAATGAGGAAGTCAAGGGTGGTGATTCGCAGAATGACAAAACTGTTGGAAGTGAAGTGAAAGAGAATGAGAAAACTGCGGGCGGTGAAGAGACGCAGGATGAAAAGGCTGCAGAAGCTGATAAGACTGAAGAGAAAAAGGTTAATGGCAGTGATAATGCAGATCCAATTGCTGAAAGCACACAATTGAGCTCATTCCAACAGCTTTCTAGCAGCCAAAATGCTTTTACAGGGCTTGCTGGAACTGGGTTTTCTACTAGTTCGTTCACCTTTGGTTCAGCTTCTAAGGATGGGCCGATATTGGGTACCGGCACAGGTTCTTTATTTGGGCAGAAAACTGACCAACCTTCATTTGGTTTTGGTCTTTCTAATAATGGTAGCTCTTCAATCTTTAATACCACAGGGTCGTCTATTGGTTCGAAGAATGAGGGAACTGGTTTTCCATCTATGCAAGAAGTTTCAGTTGAGACAGGAGAAGAGAATGAGAAATTAGTGTTTTCTGCTGATTCGGTATTATTTGAGTTTTTTAATGGTGGCTGGAAGGA
This window of the Mercurialis annua linkage group LG5, ddMerAnnu1.2, whole genome shotgun sequence genome carries:
- the LOC126682295 gene encoding nuclear pore complex protein NUP50A-like, with translation MGDAENTLPPSKKRAAGREISRDNPGLDDDEDVEEETGTFKRASDQVLAARRIVKVRRNQTSSTPSSNPFAGIRLVPPTEATAAPAVARTEAVTTAEKVFEETKSDAGKETKEGTDETVNQLERKTEEWVAEIAENKEVAEDKENITVADEATESKIDNEMPAEDDNTENEEVKGGDSQNDKTVGSEVKENEKTAGGEETQDEKAAEADKTEEKKVNGSDNADPIAESTQLSSFQQLSSSQNAFTGLAGTGFSTSSFTFGSASKDGPILGTGTGSLFGQKTDQPSFGFGLSNNGSSSIFNTTGSSIGSKNEGTGFPSMQEVSVETGEENEKLVFSADSVLFEFFNGGWKERGKGELRVNVSTAGTERARLLMRARGNYRLILNASLYPDMKLANMDKRGVTFACMNSTGETKDGLSTFALKFKDASVVEEFQSAVAAHKDKIDQALKTPENSPKASDE